One segment of Macrotis lagotis isolate mMagLag1 chromosome 1, bilby.v1.9.chrom.fasta, whole genome shotgun sequence DNA contains the following:
- the LOC141517916 gene encoding uncharacterized protein C5orf46-like, producing MASSVLQMMMAIGLLTLILPCQADDELAVSDVKPGSELPSFLNSLGTGILESAMEYLLSSMARKSGFSNVEDKPEKAS from the exons ATGGCTTCCTCTGTCCTTCAGATGATGATGGCCATAGGACTGCTTACTTTGATTCTTCCCTGTCAGGCTG ATGATGAGCTAGCAGTCTCTGATGTAAAACCAGGCTCAGAACTACCATCATTCTTAAATTCTTTGGGCACCGGAATTCTTGAGTCTGCAATGGAATACCTTCTCTCCTCAATGGCCCGAAAATC tggATTTTCTAACGTGGAAGATAAACCAGAAAAGGCTTCATAA